The Tetrapisispora phaffii CBS 4417 chromosome 5, complete genome genome segment TCggtataaatattttattatattcttcaCTTAACTCTTCAACTCTACCGAACAGTTCActagaaaatatatcaaacCATTGGATACAATCAACAATGCTATTGCATGAGTTACCTCTCAGATTCTTATTAGACATCATGCTTTTAACTAGTGGTCGTGTGTTAATTGGTGTCAACCAAATCCCTCTACAAAGATCGAAAAGCTTCGATGCCAATATTGCTGTTTTCGTTGTATCAATATCCGTTGGTTCACCATTTTCAATggtttctttaattttgacATCGATATATGTCTTAAGGTCATTAGATGATGTAGGCCAAGACTCCCTTATATACTTCAAACTTCCTTTACTGGGTAGTTGTAGAACTTTCACAATGTCTTTTCCAGAATTTCCTCCTAAGGTCCAGAAGCTGGTaatttcataattttcGTTATCAAGAAATAGTTCAAGTTTACTATTTctaattataatttgtgCATTAGGTTTCTTAAAATTGGAAGCAAGTTTGCATACAGTTTTTGTTCTTGCAATTCCACAGGAAGTTGTGTAACCTAGAGttgtttcaatttcatttcttaATTCACTCATAATTATGGAACCTAGGCACAAAAACAAATCATCCCAGTCCTCTATATTATCACCTTCATCTCCAGCATATAATATACCTTCGTATTTCAACTTTTTCAGGTATTTAGGTACAGGGGGTAGGTTGTCTTCTAAATTATAATCACCGTTTACAAACATATCTTGTATTGTACGGCTTTGAGTTGTATCGTCATTGAAATTTGTGATATCTTCATCGAAAAGAAGTTTCTGTAAAACTAATCTACTTAAGTCAAGAAATCCTTCATCCGAACTTGCGATCTCGACTAAGTCACACCATTCTTTCATTAACTTGAATATCTTTCTCCCTTCCCTGCGATAAGGATTTAGAGAgactttatatttttctggGGATAATTGTTTGTCAGGGTCCTTATTCCATTTCCCATAACCATCATGGTATTGCCAGAAGTCTTCACCTTTCTTGTAGACTGCTGTATGAATCGGGATAATTTTGTTGTCTGATTTTTTAAGGGCTTCCATTATGTTTTCcattcttttaatattatattttcttgcTGCATATGATACTGCGATAATTGATGACCATTGAACACAAACAACTGGATCATCTTTAGTATAGCCACAACGTATTTGTTCTGCTTGCGCAAAGAATGCATTGACGTCTATATGTGCCAAACATGCCAGAGGAGAGGAATATGCATCAGTCTTTGAAGTTAACAATATCAAGTCCTtccatttatattttgacATTGGTGCCTTCTAGTTTACTGTATATTCTCAGAATGCATTTATTTATgcttttataattatattccTATTTCGTTTTTCATTAACAATTGATTATAATTTCAGTTCCGcactttttaatattaatcaTGGCGTTAAATTTCTAATCACATAAAGCTGAGATCAAATAttcttaatattattacatagtatatttaagaatattgatgaattgaCTTATTGGGAATTTGCCGGTTACAATTcactatttattttctgATGATGCttataaaaaaagtaaTGCAGGAGATGACTCAACCttgttcatttttcaagatGAAATCGAAAGAAAGTGGTATCTTGAAACCATTTATGTCTTTTCACAACTATATGTTACTCCCCTTCCACAtgtgaatatatattatgtatGGCGTTAATCTATCTTAATGCCGCCCATGACGGTATTGGTGCTATTTTTACTGCAATTATCCCTTGCGTAACGGATCATTCTGGTTTATAAAGAGGTTAACAGTGTCAGATCAATTTAATTTAGGATTCTTAAAGAATCATCATAAATAACCGATTCTTCATCCGTAGTTTAGGTTTTTGTACTCGGTTACAAggtttgaaattaatagtttattaaattatttgaaaattatgTAGTATTTATAACATTTAGTTTTCTGGAATTTCGATTTCACCAGCGTTAATAGCTTCGATGATATCATGAGGGTTTTTGTAGTCAACACGACAGCCAACAGATTGAGCTGTACCTAAGATTTCCTTGGTAACAGAAGCTAAGTTCTTACCGAAAGATTTCTCTCTCATTTGCCTAGCAACTTCGATGATGTCATCTAATTGTAAGTTACCAGAGTGCTTGACGttcttttccttctttCTGTCTCTTGGTGGTTCCTTCAAAGCAGTGATAACTAAAGAGGAAGCAGATGGAACAACAGAAGCGGTGGCTTGTCTGTTTTGGATCTTTAATTGAACGGTGACCTTGATACCTTTGAAGTCCTTGGTAGCCTTGGCAATATCTTCACCAACCTTCTTTGGAGATAGACCTAATGGACCAATCTTTGGAGCTAAAGCAGCAGAAGCACCAACTTCACCACCGACAGCTCTTAAATATAAGTATTTAACTTCACTTGGATCAAATTTTGGAGGCATCTTGtgttatattttaatgtcTAAAGTTCTTCTATCTGAGAGCTACAAACAACTAAATAGAGATgacttttaaaatatagCTTACAATTTCAAGTACTCAATTCTTATAAACCTGCATTAAAGAGTATACACAAACTATTTACAAGTAACAAACTGATTTAGGTGTTAGCATATTATCAGAATTGATTACCATCTAGAAACTGGCGATAGCTACAAGCAATTACTGAATTGTATAATATCGTCAAATTTCACTCTACAGTAACTGaactttattgaatattgattgaaatttcaagatGTTGTTCTTTACCATCACTTAGAGTTGATGAAACttttctgaaaaattttgtatttttcaacttttttcggaaaatattaaaaaaaaaaaacacacAATTTGAATTGGTAACCGATGTCTTCTCTGCTAATTATTAGTGCAATTTTGGTTTGATACCCAAGTATTGGAATCAATCATACACCCATGTCCGAGAGGTCAGAAACCATTCTGGCGTCCGCTGGTTAGAGGGCTGTCTCTACTCTGTAAATGcttcaattattattaataagGCATGTTTACATAGATAAGTAATTAAGACTGTCTTACTATCGAattgatcttttattaCTTTAGACTCATGACTGTAAACGTGTAAACGTGTGTTTGAGAGTACTATGGATTATGCACTTGTTTTGTATGCCTTAGCTGGGTGTCTCTGTATGCATCACGCTGGCTATTTTTAAGCCGGCGCTGCCCGAGATCATCATTGTTGGAGGGCGGATAAAAAGGAGGCAAATGTATGGGTGTAGTAGTAGTCACCCGAAATTTTGCCGTGCCAGAACTAAGTAATGCTTCAAAGTCAGTCAGTTTTTTATGAGCTTTTGTTAATTCATAATCGTAATAATGACAGTAATAACATAGTGAAATATTATGCTTTATATAAtgcaatatttttattggtAAATCTgtgttttatatattatgtaGTTTGTGATTCTAGTTACCGATATCGAAGCTTACATGCATTAATCAATCTTAGTTTTATCTtctaatgataat includes the following:
- the RAD30 gene encoding DNA-directed DNA polymerase eta (similar to Saccharomyces cerevisiae RAD30 (YDR419W); ancestral locus Anc_5.523) encodes the protein MSKYKWKDLILLTSKTDAYSSPLACLAHIDVNAFFAQAEQIRCGYTKDDPVVCVQWSSIIAVSYAARKYNIKRMENIMEALKKSDNKIIPIHTAVYKKGEDFWQYHDGYGKWNKDPDKQLSPEKYKVSLNPYRREGRKIFKLMKEWCDLVEIASSDEGFLDLSRLVLQKLLFDEDITNFNDDTTQSRTIQDMFVNGDYNLEDNLPPVPKYLKKLKYEGILYAGDEGDNIEDWDDLFLCLGSIIMSELRNEIETTLGYTTSCGIARTKTVCKLASNFKKPNAQIIIRNSKLELFLDNENYEITSFWTLGGNSGKDIVKVLQLPSKGSLKYIRESWPTSSNDLKTYIDVKIKETIENGEPTDIDTTKTAILASKLFDLCRGIWLTPINTRPLVKSMMSNKNLRGNSCNSIVDCIQWFDIFSSELFGRVEELSEEYNKIFIPKTVSISFITNKSKNMTKSTALQCRGTKIQATDISIATSKLINAVYSQFDPNDSTSFFPLKQLSTSISNFEIIDNKKTVIDMFGKQIQKSTIIESSSKVIETNSDGNNQADENTKSHETFECDICKISFNERKDFVEHKDFHIAERLSESINGRSEDSLYLSVGERRLLSSSKNKVIKKEVKKPKKIDNKISGSQNILNFFKK
- the RPL12B gene encoding 60S ribosomal protein uL11 (similar to Saccharomyces cerevisiae RPL12B (YDR418W) and RPL12A (YEL054C); ancestral locus Anc_5.522), which codes for MPPKFDPSEVKYLYLRAVGGEVGASAALAPKIGPLGLSPKKVGEDIAKATKDFKGIKVTVQLKIQNRQATASVVPSASSLVITALKEPPRDRKKEKNVKHSGNLQLDDIIEVARQMREKSFGKNLASVTKEILGTAQSVGCRVDYKNPHDIIEAINAGEIEIPEN